CCCGGACGGATCGGCCTTCCCGATGAACACCCGACCGGTCCCGAGATCGGAAAGCGGCTGCCGGACTTCAAACTCCCAGACGCCCACGGGCGGCTCGTCGACTATCATGAAAGCCGCGCCGGAGCGAAGTCGGTCGTAGTCTTTTTTCGATCGGCGGTCTGGTGACCGCCCTGCTGGACGCAGCTCGGCGAGCTGCGCGACGCCTACGAGAAGTTTCGGGACGCGGGAATCGAACTCTACGCGATCTCCTACGATGACCAGAAGGTTCTGAGGGAGTTCAGCGAGAAGCAGAAGATTCCCTATCGGCTGCTATCGGACATCGACTCCGAAGTCATCCGCCGCTTCGGCATCTTGAACGACCAGGTCGGGCGCGAGGATGCCTTCCTCGAAGGCATCCCCTACCCGGGCGTCTACGTGACGGACGAAGCCGGAATCGTGGTCGCGAAGTTCTTCCACGGTTCCTACAAGAAACGCGACAGTCCGGAGATGCTGATCGACGCAGTCCTCGGACGACTCGTGCCGTCCGACGATGCACCGAGCGTGAGCGGCGGAGACGAAGAAGTGCAGATCTCGGTCTCCGTCCACGGTGGCAAGGGGACGATCCGCCAGGGGATTCTGCGACAAGTCGTAGTGCACTTCGAACTCGCAGACGGCATCCACATCTACGGCGAACCGGTGCCCGAGGGAATGATCCCGGCAAGTGTTGCGGTTTCCGGCCCGCCCGGCCTGGTGGTCGAAGATCCCGTCTTTCCAGCGACGGAAACTCTGCGGCTGGAAAGCATGGACATGGAACTACCCGCGTGGAGCGGCACCATCGACATCGTCGTGCCCTTCTACGCCGTAGGAGAACTCGCCAGCGAAACACGTCCGCTGGATGCGAACACCGCCGAGATCGAGGTCGGTATTCGCTATCAGGCCTGCAATGACGCCGTCTGCTTTCCACCCAAGAGCGAGATGTTCACACTACAACTAACGCTCGACGTGGTCGATGTCCCCGCACTCGGAACCCACATGGGACACGGTCAACGCGAGGGCAATTACAATAGCCATCCGCATATGGCGCGCTTGATGCTGCGCAAGCTGCGCAAGTACCCGCTGGGTTTACCGCGTCTGATCTGGAAGACGATCAAGCTCGAAATCGCCGCGCGGCGCCGGAGCCGAAACGGCTAGGCCGTCTCGAGGTGCCGCTCTTCTCCAGGGACAGGATGCCCGGCTGGATCTGCAGTTTCACGCAAGCCGACGGCACTGCGAATTCCTGGAGCGGGAAACGGGGCT
This is a stretch of genomic DNA from bacterium. It encodes these proteins:
- a CDS encoding redoxin domain-containing protein, whose translation is MRDAYEKFRDAGIELYAISYDDQKVLREFSEKQKIPYRLLSDIDSEVIRRFGILNDQVGREDAFLEGIPYPGVYVTDEAGIVVAKFFHGSYKKRDSPEMLIDAVLGRLVPSDDAPSVSGGDEEVQISVSVHGGKGTIRQGILRQVVVHFELADGIHIYGEPVPEGMIPASVAVSGPPGLVVEDPVFPATETLRLESMDMELPAWSGTIDIVVPFYAVGELASETRPLDANTAEIEVGIRYQACNDAVCFPPKSEMFTLQLTLDVVDVPALGTHMGHGQREGNYNSHPHMARLMLRKLRKYPLGLPRLIWKTIKLEIAARRRSRNG